One genomic window of Actinoalloteichus hoggarensis includes the following:
- a CDS encoding RDD family protein — translation MNRLTGSWLTGPSAALPPGERPEPIRQDWRGQRLGLPEHGPDSVASKGSRAVALLIDLLASALIAGLFTAPELPRHWSLLVWALLTILPVATVGFTPGMALLGIRVARIGDVPAVGPLRALGRTALLFFLLPALIWDADSRGLHDKAAGTVVVRSR, via the coding sequence GTGAACAGGCTGACCGGATCCTGGCTGACCGGACCCTCCGCGGCACTGCCGCCGGGGGAGCGACCGGAGCCGATACGTCAGGACTGGCGCGGGCAACGCCTCGGACTGCCCGAACACGGGCCGGACTCGGTCGCGAGCAAGGGGAGCCGGGCCGTCGCGCTGCTGATCGACCTGCTCGCGTCGGCCCTGATCGCCGGGTTGTTCACCGCACCCGAGCTGCCCCGGCACTGGAGCCTGCTCGTGTGGGCGTTGTTGACCATTCTGCCGGTGGCCACCGTGGGCTTCACGCCCGGGATGGCGTTGCTCGGCATTCGGGTGGCGCGGATCGGCGACGTGCCTGCCGTCGGCCCGCTCCGAGCGCTGGGCCGCACCGCGCTGCTCTTCTTCCTTCTCCCCGCGTTGATCTGGGACGCCGACTCCCGAGGACTGCACGACAAGGCCGCGGGCACCGTGGTGGTCCGCTCCCGCTGA
- a CDS encoding bifunctional [glutamine synthetase] adenylyltransferase/[glutamine synthetase]-adenylyl-L-tyrosine phosphorylase, with product MADVARSSISPGRFGLTDPRAAETLRALGWWVNSRIGEGAAAALQALSAGADPDLALRGLERLREALGDEWPELDEALRSDPRVSQRLFGLLGASSALSDHLILRPRRWRRLVDAGAEHKDVEALTTELLTAVRAVPDEVPGGFRAESRGREAVAELRTAYRDLLSDIAVVDLSQGTLPAPVDRYEEVAAQLSDLAVAALRAALAVAAAEVMPPSTPGLPRGRLAVVAMGKCGAGELNYVSDVDVVFVAAPPAAATPDTGTVDVEAASDPLPAEVLDEDAHLRQATALAAAVMRIAGEACFQVDAALRPEGRAGALVRTVDGYLAYYRRWARTWEFQALLKAREVAGDLDLGAEYVALVQPFVWSAAERDGFVADVQAMRRRVEDHVPQELAERELKLGRGGLRDVEFAVQLLQLVHGRSDELLRPVATIEALAELGSGGYVGRADAAELGESYRFLRVLEHRLQLQRMLRTHVFPAPDDVAGLRRLARSAGLRSDGRRDAGRILLDEFRRHGGRVRRLHEKLFYRPLLEAVAGVPAEALRLTAKSATDRLAALGFTSPEGALRHIRALTSGVSRRAHIQQALLPMLLDLFADTPDPDHALLAYRQVSEALTDTPWYLRVLRDQAAVAERLALLLGSSRLVPDLLVRAPEVLRLLGDTSGLIDRDPEQVALSLASAVARHEDPTQAVIAARSLRRHELLRVACADLLGLMDLPDVCRALSRVWAAVLDASLGAAIRSVLRSTDGTTPRRPPARIALIGMGRLGGDELGYGSDADVLVVCEPIVDDADADAATTADAAAIRYATSVAELLTRLLNKPSVDPPLQVDTELRPEGRSGPLVRTLESYRTYYRQWAQPWEAQALLRARPIAGDADLGRRFIEMIDPLRYPEGGLPENDQREIRRIKARVEAERLPRGADPTTNTKLGRGGLADVEWTVQLLQLAHAHEVPALRTTSTLGAVDAAVEAGLLVESDAELLRAGWLMAARARNATTLVRGKPSDQIPGAGHELVSVARVMGLDAASGEPGEFVDEYRRITRRARAVVDRVFYGE from the coding sequence ATGGCCGACGTCGCCCGTAGCAGCATCTCCCCGGGGAGGTTCGGACTCACCGACCCCCGGGCCGCGGAGACCCTGCGTGCGCTCGGCTGGTGGGTGAACTCGCGGATCGGCGAGGGCGCCGCCGCCGCTCTCCAGGCCTTGTCGGCCGGCGCCGATCCGGATCTCGCGCTGCGGGGCCTCGAACGGCTTCGAGAGGCGCTCGGCGACGAGTGGCCGGAGCTGGACGAGGCCCTGCGCTCCGATCCGCGCGTCTCGCAGCGGCTCTTCGGTCTGCTCGGGGCCAGCTCAGCCCTGTCCGACCATCTCATTCTGCGGCCGCGGCGGTGGCGGCGACTCGTGGACGCCGGGGCTGAGCACAAGGACGTCGAGGCGCTGACCACCGAGCTGCTGACCGCGGTGCGGGCCGTCCCCGACGAGGTCCCGGGCGGCTTCCGGGCCGAGTCGCGGGGGCGGGAGGCGGTGGCCGAGCTGCGTACCGCCTATCGCGACCTGCTCTCCGACATCGCGGTGGTGGATCTGAGCCAGGGGACGCTGCCCGCGCCGGTCGACCGGTACGAAGAGGTCGCCGCGCAACTGTCCGATCTGGCCGTCGCCGCCTTGCGTGCCGCGTTGGCCGTCGCCGCCGCCGAGGTCATGCCGCCGAGCACACCAGGTCTGCCCCGGGGGCGACTCGCCGTGGTGGCGATGGGCAAGTGCGGCGCGGGGGAGCTGAACTACGTCAGCGACGTCGACGTGGTGTTCGTGGCCGCGCCGCCTGCCGCTGCCACCCCGGACACCGGCACGGTGGACGTCGAGGCGGCCTCCGATCCGCTGCCCGCGGAAGTGCTCGACGAGGATGCCCACCTGCGGCAGGCCACCGCGTTGGCCGCCGCCGTGATGCGGATCGCCGGGGAGGCCTGCTTCCAGGTCGACGCCGCCCTTCGGCCGGAGGGCCGGGCCGGTGCGCTGGTCCGTACGGTCGACGGCTACCTCGCCTACTACCGGCGCTGGGCCAGGACGTGGGAGTTCCAGGCGCTGTTGAAGGCCCGCGAGGTGGCAGGCGACCTGGACCTCGGCGCGGAGTACGTGGCGCTGGTGCAGCCGTTCGTCTGGTCGGCCGCCGAGCGGGACGGGTTCGTCGCCGACGTGCAGGCCATGCGGCGTCGGGTGGAGGACCACGTGCCGCAGGAGCTGGCCGAGCGGGAGTTGAAGCTGGGGCGGGGCGGGCTGCGGGACGTCGAGTTCGCGGTGCAGCTCCTGCAGTTGGTCCACGGCCGGTCCGATGAGCTGCTCCGGCCCGTGGCGACGATCGAGGCTCTGGCGGAGCTGGGCAGCGGCGGATACGTGGGCCGCGCCGATGCCGCCGAGCTGGGGGAGTCCTACCGCTTCCTGCGGGTGCTGGAGCATCGGCTTCAGTTGCAGCGGATGCTGCGGACCCATGTGTTCCCCGCTCCCGACGACGTCGCGGGCCTGCGCAGACTGGCCAGGTCAGCCGGGTTGCGGAGCGACGGCAGACGGGACGCGGGCCGCATCCTGCTCGACGAGTTCCGCAGACATGGCGGCCGGGTGCGGCGCCTGCACGAGAAGCTGTTCTACCGGCCGCTGCTGGAGGCGGTGGCGGGCGTCCCGGCGGAGGCACTGCGGCTCACGGCGAAGTCGGCCACCGACCGGCTGGCCGCCCTGGGCTTCACCTCCCCGGAGGGGGCGCTGCGCCACATCCGCGCTCTGACCTCGGGGGTGTCCCGACGCGCGCACATTCAGCAGGCGTTGCTGCCGATGCTGCTCGACCTGTTCGCGGACACCCCGGACCCCGATCACGCACTGCTGGCCTACCGACAGGTGTCGGAGGCGTTGACCGACACGCCGTGGTACCTGCGGGTGCTGCGTGATCAGGCCGCGGTGGCGGAGCGGCTCGCGCTGCTGCTGGGCAGCTCTCGTCTGGTGCCGGATCTGCTGGTGCGCGCGCCGGAGGTGCTCCGGCTCCTCGGGGACACCTCGGGGCTGATCGATCGAGATCCGGAACAGGTGGCGCTCTCGCTGGCCAGCGCCGTCGCCCGCCATGAGGACCCGACGCAGGCGGTGATCGCCGCGCGGTCGCTGCGCAGGCACGAGCTGCTGCGGGTGGCCTGTGCGGATCTGCTCGGACTGATGGACCTGCCGGACGTGTGTCGGGCGCTGTCGCGGGTGTGGGCGGCGGTGCTCGACGCCTCGCTGGGCGCGGCGATCCGGTCGGTGCTGCGCTCGACCGACGGGACGACGCCGCGTCGGCCACCGGCGCGGATCGCGTTGATCGGGATGGGCAGGCTCGGCGGTGACGAACTGGGCTACGGCTCCGACGCCGACGTGCTGGTGGTCTGTGAACCGATCGTGGACGACGCCGACGCCGATGCGGCGACCACGGCCGACGCCGCCGCGATTCGCTACGCGACCTCGGTGGCCGAGCTGCTGACCAGGCTGTTGAACAAGCCGAGTGTCGACCCGCCGCTCCAGGTCGACACCGAGCTGCGTCCGGAGGGCCGCAGCGGGCCGCTGGTGCGGACGTTGGAGTCCTACCGGACCTATTACCGGCAGTGGGCGCAGCCCTGGGAAGCACAGGCGTTGCTGCGCGCCCGGCCGATCGCGGGCGACGCCGATCTCGGCAGGCGGTTCATCGAGATGATCGATCCGCTCCGGTATCCCGAGGGCGGTCTTCCCGAGAACGATCAGCGGGAGATCCGGCGGATCAAGGCGCGGGTGGAGGCGGAGCGGCTGCCGCGCGGCGCCGATCCGACGACCAACACGAAGCTTGGTCGGGGCGGCCTCGCCGACGTCGAGTGGACCGTGCAGCTGCTACAGCTGGCGCACGCCCACGAGGTTCCGGCGCTGCGCACGACCTCCACCCTGGGCGCGGTGGATGCCGCCGTCGAGGCGGGGCTGCTGGTGGAGTCGGACGCCGAGCTGCTGCGCGCGGGCTGGCTGATGGCGGCCAGGGCGCGCAACGCGACGACCCTGGTCCGGGGCAAGCCGTCCGATCAGATTCCCGGTGCTGGCCACGAGCTGGTCTCGGTGGCCAGGGTGATGGGTCTGGACGCCGCGTCGGGTGAGCCGGGCGAGTTCGTCGACGAGTATCGCCGGATCACTCGGCGGGCGCGGGCGGTCGTGGATCGCGTCTTCTACGGGGAGTGA
- a CDS encoding type 1 glutamine amidotransferase: MAKARILILQPAESDSPGVLADWLTDAGADLQVVRADREAIPTLDDFHALIVLGGPMSAESLGEHPWLVEVRARLTEGVRRRLPTLGICLGAQLLASVSGGMVEPGEDGPEVGARLVAKRDAAEQDALLEDLPLTPLVMQAHGDVITELPPGAQRLAASPKYENQAFRVGDLAYGFQFHIETSPEVVRAWLADSEDFAAALPATQWEPGRLEEAHEEIAQTWQPIMARFATMAGQQAGLVPGSPGRRRLPLL; this comes from the coding sequence GTGGCGAAGGCACGAATTCTGATCCTCCAACCCGCCGAGAGCGATTCGCCGGGAGTCCTGGCCGACTGGCTGACCGACGCGGGTGCGGACCTCCAGGTGGTGCGGGCGGATCGCGAGGCGATCCCGACGCTGGACGACTTCCACGCGCTGATCGTGTTGGGTGGCCCGATGAGCGCCGAGAGCCTCGGCGAGCACCCCTGGCTGGTCGAGGTGCGGGCCCGGTTGACCGAGGGCGTCCGGCGTCGGCTCCCGACGCTGGGCATCTGCCTCGGCGCGCAGCTGCTCGCCTCCGTCAGCGGCGGCATGGTGGAACCGGGCGAGGACGGCCCCGAGGTGGGGGCGCGGCTGGTGGCCAAGCGTGATGCCGCCGAGCAGGACGCACTGCTGGAGGACCTGCCGCTCACCCCTCTGGTCATGCAGGCGCACGGGGACGTGATCACGGAGCTGCCGCCGGGTGCGCAACGTCTGGCGGCCTCGCCCAAGTACGAGAATCAGGCGTTCCGCGTCGGCGACCTGGCCTACGGCTTCCAATTCCACATCGAGACGTCGCCGGAGGTCGTGCGGGCCTGGCTGGCCGACTCCGAGGATTTCGCCGCCGCACTGCCCGCGACTCAGTGGGAGCCGGGCAGGCTGGAGGAGGCACACGAGGAGATCGCGCAGACGTGGCAGCCGATCATGGCGCGGTTCGCCACCATGGCGGGTCAGCAGGCCGGGCTGGTCCCCGGGTCCCCGGGCAGGCGCAGACTGCCCCTGCTGTGA
- a CDS encoding ion transporter, with protein MTLRDRVRAVVDSSWFTRFIVGVIVVNAIGLGLETSPNLMAGYGTLIHTIDLIAIGIFVVELVVKLYAYRLDFFRDPWNWFDIVVVGVALVPTAEGFAVLRALRIMRALRLISQVPSMRRVVGALLSAIPGLLSILGLLLLVLYTGAVVGVQLFRDAAPQDFGSVSSSLFTMFEVMTLEGWQDIADPVMDVYPAAWVFFIGYIVVTSFIVLNLLLAVLVGTMEVQLSAERWKEDQDLEAAQHDMVMAELRVLRAELAELRGMRLDTAAGSTPAALAPAGPVPEGIAPAGPTPNGDGRPRAVPPTRRNRRRRAMRRRR; from the coding sequence GTGACTCTTCGAGACCGTGTCCGTGCCGTCGTCGACTCCTCGTGGTTCACCAGATTCATCGTCGGCGTCATCGTCGTCAACGCGATCGGCCTCGGCCTGGAGACCTCCCCGAATCTGATGGCGGGGTACGGAACGCTGATCCACACCATCGACCTGATCGCGATCGGCATCTTCGTCGTCGAGCTGGTCGTCAAGCTCTACGCCTACCGGCTCGACTTCTTCCGCGATCCGTGGAACTGGTTCGACATCGTGGTGGTCGGCGTCGCCCTGGTCCCCACCGCCGAGGGATTCGCCGTGCTGCGCGCGCTGCGCATCATGCGGGCCTTACGACTGATCTCCCAGGTCCCCAGCATGCGCCGCGTCGTCGGCGCGTTGTTGAGTGCGATCCCCGGGCTGCTGTCGATCCTCGGACTGCTACTGCTGGTGCTCTACACCGGCGCCGTCGTCGGGGTCCAGCTCTTCCGCGACGCCGCGCCCCAGGATTTCGGCAGCGTCAGCAGCTCGCTGTTCACCATGTTCGAGGTGATGACCCTGGAAGGTTGGCAGGACATCGCCGATCCGGTGATGGACGTCTATCCGGCAGCCTGGGTCTTCTTCATCGGCTACATCGTGGTGACCTCGTTCATCGTGCTGAACCTGCTGTTGGCGGTGCTCGTCGGCACGATGGAGGTGCAGCTCTCCGCGGAGCGCTGGAAGGAGGACCAGGACCTCGAGGCCGCGCAGCACGACATGGTGATGGCCGAGCTTCGCGTCCTCCGCGCGGAACTGGCCGAGCTTCGCGGCATGCGGCTCGACACCGCCGCGGGCTCGACACCGGCGGCCCTCGCACCGGCGGGCCCGGTGCCGGAAGGCATCGCACCGGCGGGCCCGACGCCGAACGGCGACGGCCGACCGAGGGCGGTGCCGCCGACGCGGAGGAACCGGCGGCGCCGAGCGATGCGGCGCAGGCGCTGA
- the glnA gene encoding type I glutamate--ammonia ligase has protein sequence MFSNADEVLRFIADEDVKFVDIRFCDLPGIMQHFTIPAATLDADAFTEGFAFDGSSVRGFQSIHESDMLLLPDPYTARLDLFRAEKTLNINFFVHDPLTLEPYSRDPRNVARKAEEYLASSGIADQAFFGAEAEFYLFDSVRFDTTANASFYEIDSEAGWWNSGEDEPGGNKGYKVRYKGGYFPVAPTDHFGDLRDRITLNLIESGFTVERAHHEVGTAGQSEINYRFNTLLHSADDLQLFKYIVKNTAWQAGRTATFMPKPLFGDNGSGMHTHQSLWNAGKPLFYDESGYGGLSDTARYYIGGLLHHAPSLLAFTNPTVNSYHRLVPGYEAPVNLVYSQRNRSACIRIPITGSNPKAKRVEFRCPDASGNPYLSFAAQMMAGLDGIKNKIEPVAPMDKDLYELPPEEAKGVPQVPSTLPAVIDKLESDHDYLLEGGVFTPDLIETWIKLKRENEIDPIRLRPHPHEFELYFDV, from the coding sequence GTGTTCAGCAATGCCGATGAGGTCCTCCGGTTCATCGCCGACGAGGACGTGAAGTTCGTCGATATCCGGTTCTGCGATCTGCCGGGGATCATGCAGCACTTCACCATCCCGGCCGCGACGCTCGACGCCGACGCCTTCACCGAGGGCTTCGCCTTCGACGGGTCTTCCGTCCGCGGTTTCCAGTCCATCCACGAGTCGGACATGCTGCTGCTGCCCGACCCCTACACCGCGCGACTGGACCTGTTCCGGGCCGAGAAGACGCTGAACATCAACTTCTTCGTGCATGACCCGTTGACTCTCGAGCCCTACAGCCGTGACCCGCGCAACGTCGCCCGCAAGGCCGAGGAGTACCTGGCGTCCTCCGGCATCGCCGACCAGGCGTTCTTCGGCGCGGAGGCCGAGTTCTACCTGTTCGACTCCGTCCGTTTCGACACCACCGCCAACGCCTCGTTCTACGAGATCGACTCCGAGGCGGGCTGGTGGAACAGCGGCGAGGACGAGCCGGGCGGCAACAAGGGCTACAAGGTCCGTTACAAGGGCGGCTACTTCCCCGTCGCGCCGACCGACCACTTCGGCGACCTGCGCGACCGCATCACGTTGAACCTGATCGAGTCGGGATTCACCGTCGAGCGAGCGCACCACGAGGTGGGCACCGCCGGGCAGTCCGAGATCAACTACAGATTCAACACGCTGCTGCACTCGGCGGACGACCTCCAGCTGTTCAAGTACATCGTCAAGAACACCGCCTGGCAGGCGGGCCGGACCGCGACCTTCATGCCCAAGCCGCTGTTCGGCGACAACGGCTCCGGCATGCACACCCATCAGTCACTCTGGAACGCGGGCAAGCCGCTGTTCTACGACGAGTCCGGCTACGGCGGCCTGTCCGACACCGCCCGGTACTACATCGGCGGTCTGCTGCACCACGCGCCGAGCCTGCTGGCGTTCACCAACCCCACGGTGAACTCCTACCACCGGCTGGTGCCCGGCTACGAGGCCCCGGTCAACCTCGTCTACTCGCAGCGCAACCGCTCCGCGTGCATCAGGATTCCGATCACCGGCAGCAACCCGAAGGCCAAGCGGGTCGAGTTCCGCTGCCCCGACGCCTCCGGCAACCCGTACCTGTCGTTCGCCGCGCAGATGATGGCGGGCCTGGACGGGATCAAGAACAAGATCGAGCCGGTCGCGCCCATGGACAAGGACCTCTACGAGCTTCCGCCGGAGGAGGCCAAGGGCGTCCCGCAGGTGCCCAGCACACTGCCCGCCGTCATCGACAAGCTGGAGAGCGACCACGACTACCTGCTCGAGGGCGGCGTGTTCACTCCCGACCTGATCGAGACGTGGATCAAGCTCAAGAGAGAGAACGAGATCGACCCCATCCGGCTGCGCCCGCACCCGCACGAGTTCGAGCTGTACTTCGACGTGTGA
- a CDS encoding ion transporter has translation MTSRERVRAVVDARWFNRFIIGVIVVNTIGLGLETSPDLMASHGTLIHTVDMTAIGIFIVELAAKFYAYRLRFFRDPWNWFDTVVVGVALVPAGETFAVLRALRIMRALRLISQVPSMRRVVTALLSAIPGLLSILGLLLLVLYTSAVVGVQLFRDAAPDLFGDLTTSLFTLFAVMTMEGWQGIAEEVMAVYPAAWVFFIGYIVVTAFIVLNLLIAVLVSTMENQLSAERWEEDQSIEAVQHARVMEELRMLHDRLDEVQAALPRQTGSPDDLDRAEPAGDQAETTRHAVPPDTALPPTEKPDRLPEPAT, from the coding sequence GTGACCAGCCGAGAGCGGGTTCGCGCGGTCGTCGACGCGCGATGGTTCAACAGGTTCATCATCGGGGTCATCGTCGTCAACACGATCGGCCTAGGCCTGGAGACCTCGCCGGATCTGATGGCCTCGCACGGCACGCTGATCCACACCGTCGACATGACCGCGATCGGGATCTTCATCGTCGAGCTGGCCGCCAAGTTCTACGCCTACCGGCTGCGCTTCTTCCGCGACCCGTGGAACTGGTTCGACACGGTGGTGGTCGGGGTGGCGCTGGTCCCCGCGGGCGAGACGTTCGCGGTGCTGCGGGCCCTGCGGATCATGCGGGCGCTCCGGCTGATCTCGCAGGTTCCCAGCATGCGACGGGTCGTGACCGCCCTGCTGAGCGCCATCCCCGGCCTGCTGTCGATCCTGGGTCTGCTGCTCCTCGTGCTGTACACGAGCGCCGTCGTGGGCGTCCAGCTCTTCCGGGACGCGGCGCCGGATCTGTTCGGCGACCTGACGACCTCCCTGTTCACCCTGTTCGCGGTGATGACGATGGAGGGCTGGCAGGGCATCGCGGAAGAGGTGATGGCCGTCTACCCGGCGGCCTGGGTCTTCTTCATCGGCTACATCGTGGTCACCGCATTCATCGTGCTGAACCTGCTGATCGCGGTGCTGGTCAGCACGATGGAGAACCAGTTGTCCGCCGAACGCTGGGAGGAGGACCAGAGCATCGAAGCCGTGCAGCACGCGCGCGTGATGGAGGAGTTGCGGATGCTGCACGACAGGCTCGACGAGGTACAGGCCGCCCTCCCCCGGCAGACCGGCTCCCCCGACGACCTCGATCGTGCCGAGCCTGCGGGAGACCAGGCCGAGACCACGCGACACGCGGTGCCGCCGGACACCGCCCTGCCGCCTACGGAGAAACCCGACCGGCTGCCGGAGCCCGCGACCTGA